The proteins below come from a single Marinobacter bohaiensis genomic window:
- a CDS encoding phosphonate ABC transporter ATP-binding protein, which yields MDAVHLRNLSAAYGGRQVLGPISLDLRPGEHVALVGGSGVGKSTLLNLLYEQVRDRAALVPQEQGLVQSLSVFHNVYMGRLNRHSRWYNLMNLVWPRSAEVAQIEPLLDKLGMADKLKSPVEALSGGQKQRTAVARALYQQSDILLADEPVSALDGPLAHVVMGCMTEHYPTSVIALHDIDLALRYCNRIVGLQGGQIVLDDASDRLSAGDILPLY from the coding sequence ATGGATGCCGTGCACCTGCGCAACCTGAGCGCCGCCTATGGCGGACGCCAGGTTCTCGGCCCCATCTCGCTGGACCTCCGGCCGGGCGAACACGTCGCCCTGGTCGGTGGCAGCGGGGTGGGCAAGTCGACCCTGCTCAATCTGCTGTACGAGCAGGTCCGCGACCGCGCCGCGCTGGTGCCGCAGGAACAGGGGCTGGTGCAGTCCCTGTCCGTTTTCCATAACGTCTACATGGGGCGGCTGAACCGCCACTCGCGCTGGTACAACCTGATGAACCTGGTCTGGCCGCGCTCGGCCGAAGTGGCGCAGATCGAGCCGCTGCTGGACAAGCTGGGTATGGCCGACAAGCTCAAATCACCGGTCGAAGCCCTCTCCGGTGGCCAGAAGCAGCGCACCGCGGTGGCCCGGGCGCTGTACCAGCAGTCGGACATCCTGTTGGCCGACGAGCCGGTATCCGCCCTCGATGGCCCGCTGGCGCACGTGGTCATGGGCTGCATGACCGAGCATTACCCCACCAGCGTCATCGCCCTGCACGACATCGACCTGGCGCTGCGCTACTGTAATCGCATCGTCGGCCTGCAAGGCGGCCAGATCGTGCTGGACGACGCCAGCGACCGGCTCAGCGCCGGCGACATCCTCCCGCTTTACTGA